A genome region from Campylobacterota bacterium includes the following:
- the nuoD gene encoding NADH dehydrogenase (quinone) subunit D — protein MQQPNRLRPFFENITFDRDDNELILNFGPQHPSAHGQLRLMLHLQQEQITKAHPDIGYLHRGMEKMAENMIYNEFMPTTDRMDYIASSSNNYGFALAVERLIGLEVPRRAKVIRMMLLETNRLMSHLFWLATTALDIGAMTVFLFAFREREYLMDLIEDYCGARLTHAAVRIGGVPLDLPDNFIDDLRKFLDKLPENIKDYEDLLDSNRIWKMRMENVGVISKEMALSWGCSGIMLRASGVEWDIRKEEPYELYDEVEFNVPVSDKGDNYARYKLYMAEMRESAKILYQVIDMYEGTGPELMAHAPQYISAPKIDIMTQNYSLMQHFVLVTQGMRPPVGEVYVATESPKGELGYYINSQGDAYPYRLKLRAPSFWHTGILTDLLPGHYIPDVVSIIGTTNIVFGEVDR, from the coding sequence ATGCAACAACCCAACAGACTCAGACCTTTTTTCGAAAACATCACGTTCGACCGTGACGACAACGAACTGATCCTCAACTTCGGTCCGCAGCACCCCTCTGCCCACGGGCAGCTGCGTTTGATGCTCCACCTTCAGCAAGAGCAGATCACCAAAGCCCATCCGGACATCGGGTACCTTCACCGCGGGATGGAGAAGATGGCGGAAAACATGATCTACAACGAGTTCATGCCGACCACCGACCGGATGGACTACATCGCATCGAGCTCGAACAACTACGGCTTCGCCCTCGCCGTCGAGCGCCTCATCGGCCTCGAAGTGCCGCGCCGGGCGAAAGTAATCCGGATGATGCTGCTGGAGACGAACCGTCTGATGTCGCACCTGTTCTGGCTGGCGACGACGGCCCTCGATATCGGGGCGATGACGGTTTTCCTTTTCGCTTTCCGCGAGCGCGAATACCTGATGGATTTGATCGAAGACTACTGCGGCGCCCGTCTGACCCATGCCGCGGTCCGCATCGGGGGAGTACCGCTCGATCTGCCGGACAACTTCATCGACGATCTGAGAAAGTTCCTCGACAAGCTCCCCGAAAACATCAAAGATTACGAAGACCTCCTCGACTCCAACCGTATCTGGAAAATGCGGATGGAAAACGTCGGGGTGATCTCCAAAGAGATGGCGCTGAGCTGGGGCTGTTCGGGGATTATGCTCCGCGCCTCCGGCGTCGAGTGGGATATCCGTAAAGAGGAACCGTATGAACTCTACGACGAAGTGGAGTTCAACGTTCCGGTCTCGGACAAAGGGGACAACTATGCCCGTTACAAACTCTACATGGCGGAGATGCGCGAATCGGCGAAAATCCTGTATCAGGTAATCGATATGTACGAAGGGACCGGCCCGGAGCTGATGGCGCACGCTCCGCAGTACATTTCGGCTCCGAAAATCGACATCATGACGCAGAACTATTCGCTGATGCAGCATTTCGTCCTTGTAACGCAGGGGATGCGCCCTCCGGTCGGCGAGGTATATGTCGCGACCGAGTCTCCCAAAGGGGAACTGGGGTATTACATCAACTCACAGGGAGACGCGTATCCGTACCGTCTCAAACTCCGTGCGCCGTCGTTCTGGCACACGGGGATCCTGACCGATCTTTTGCCGGGCCATTACATTCCGGACGTTGTATCCATCATCGG
- a CDS encoding NADH-quinone oxidoreductase subunit C, which produces MRAYTPKDNVQKKPYYTDRYWVAPQVAKSDVNEDAVFAEDLAAIKASFEVLDAYIQVGQMVVVINAADNYGVLELLKNEREYCQLSELSAIDWLAQEGKFEVFYQMLSMSKRKRVRVKCKIAEKESIRSVEKLFRSADWSEREMYDMFGIVINNHPYMKRILMPDDWEGYPLRKTYPLQGDEFAQWYEVDKIFGKEARDIIGPENRDSARVDRYDTERFARLGHEVPRGADISQGEPDTPVQYQEEGGAFMIDKFDAQKTVTITDRDR; this is translated from the coding sequence ATGAGAGCCTATACGCCCAAAGACAACGTACAGAAAAAACCTTACTATACCGACCGTTACTGGGTTGCCCCGCAGGTTGCCAAAAGCGATGTGAACGAAGATGCGGTTTTTGCCGAAGACCTTGCCGCGATCAAAGCGTCATTCGAGGTTCTCGATGCCTATATCCAGGTGGGGCAGATGGTGGTCGTCATCAACGCCGCCGACAACTACGGCGTCCTCGAACTCCTCAAAAACGAGCGCGAATACTGCCAGCTCAGCGAGCTGAGCGCCATCGACTGGCTTGCGCAGGAAGGGAAATTCGAAGTGTTCTACCAGATGCTCTCCATGAGCAAGCGCAAGCGCGTCCGCGTCAAATGCAAAATTGCCGAAAAAGAGTCGATCCGAAGCGTCGAGAAGCTCTTCCGTTCCGCTGACTGGAGTGAGCGCGAAATGTACGACATGTTCGGAATCGTCATCAACAACCACCCGTATATGAAACGGATCCTGATGCCGGATGACTGGGAAGGGTATCCGCTGCGCAAAACCTATCCGCTCCAGGGGGATGAATTCGCGCAATGGTATGAAGTCGACAAAATCTTCGGAAAAGAAGCGCGTGACATCATCGGGCCCGAAAACCGTGACAGCGCACGGGTAGACCGTTACGATACCGAGCGTTTCGCCCGTCTGGGACACGAAGTACCGCGCGGTGCCGATATCAGCCAGGGCGAGCCGGATACACCGGTCCAGTACCAGGAAGAAGGCGGCGCCTTTATGATTGATAAATTCGACGCACAAAAAACCGTTACGATCACCGATCGCGACCGTTAA
- a CDS encoding NADH-quinone oxidoreductase subunit B family protein, whose protein sequence is MAQHQVNYLKDGGLPVALTTIDKVVNWGRSNSLWALTYGLACCGIEMMASGASRYDFDRFGTIFRASPRQAELMIVAGTLTKKHAEFIRRLYDQMTEPKWVISMGSCANTGGMFNTYATVQGVDRVIPVDLYLPGCAPRPETLQYAVMLLQQKIRRESANKSQKPKRLM, encoded by the coding sequence ATGGCACAACATCAAGTAAATTATCTCAAAGACGGCGGCTTGCCCGTCGCACTGACGACGATCGACAAAGTGGTCAACTGGGGGCGTTCGAATTCGCTGTGGGCGCTGACGTACGGTTTGGCATGCTGCGGTATCGAAATGATGGCTTCGGGTGCGTCGCGCTACGACTTCGACCGTTTCGGTACGATTTTCCGTGCCTCACCGCGTCAGGCGGAACTGATGATCGTTGCGGGGACGCTGACCAAAAAACACGCCGAGTTTATCCGCCGTCTGTATGACCAGATGACCGAACCCAAATGGGTCATCTCGATGGGATCGTGCGCCAACACCGGCGGTATGTTCAACACCTATGCGACCGTGCAGGGTGTTGACCGCGTCATCCCGGTCGATCTTTACCTCCCCGGCTGTGCCCCGCGTCCTGAAACCCTTCAGTACGCCGTGATGCTGCTTCAGCAGAAAATCCGTCGCGAAAGCGCGAATAAATCACAAAAACCAAAAAGGTTGATGTAA
- a CDS encoding NAD(P)H-quinone oxidoreductase subunit 3, with translation MEHYNVANPYFGVFVLFVLTFGAFYATTVIARLASRALAAKDTEKLKLTVYECGPEVTKQPNRISTQFYLFALLFLLFDVEIVFMFPWAIDFKLLGWFGFAEMMMFILLLAIGFVYAWKKGALEWHNIK, from the coding sequence ATGGAGCATTACAACGTCGCAAATCCTTATTTCGGGGTATTTGTACTGTTTGTGTTGACGTTCGGGGCGTTTTACGCCACGACGGTAATCGCACGCTTAGCCAGCCGCGCATTGGCGGCCAAAGATACGGAAAAGCTGAAGCTGACGGTATACGAATGCGGACCGGAGGTAACCAAGCAGCCTAACCGTATTTCGACGCAGTTTTACCTGTTCGCGCTGCTGTTTTTGCTGTTTGACGTGGAAATCGTATTCATGTTTCCATGGGCAATCGATTTTAAATTACTCGGCTGGTTCGGTTTCGCCGAGATGATGATGTTCATCTTGTTGCTGGCGATCGGATTTGTTTACGCGTGGAAGAAGGGGGCGCTCGAATGGCACAACATCAAGTAA
- a CDS encoding methyl-accepting chemotaxis protein, with product MGWFGDDRALKNELYDLKKAYEAMQEENRRLQERVFECEALMAEQPASHQCENATALMTYQNEQLKRNLLDIQGNMAASVASSRENIAQSTSLLENIIDLGDKASGISTTLEGLNALALDSMGTVQALSERAQDVASILGLIKDISDQTNLLALNAAIEAARAGEHGRGFAVVADEVRKLADRTDKAISEIHISLQSMKQDVTTIGEKFENIQENISESNESIATFTTNMHTNAQMMRETFGSTEHTAERVFMSLAKLDHVLWKVNTYLSAVTRKEQFTFVDHHNCRLGKWYEQGEGAQFFKQTPSYGALETPHSIVHNTTHKIFDLLHGESIGSDVMVRAFEEMEHASDGVFTTLDRMLQEKQ from the coding sequence ATGGGTTGGTTCGGCGATGACAGGGCACTGAAAAACGAGCTTTACGATCTGAAAAAAGCGTATGAGGCGATGCAGGAAGAGAACCGCCGCCTCCAGGAACGCGTCTTCGAATGCGAAGCGCTTATGGCCGAGCAACCGGCATCGCATCAATGCGAAAACGCCACGGCGCTGATGACCTATCAAAACGAACAGCTCAAGCGCAACCTCCTCGATATTCAGGGGAATATGGCCGCGTCGGTCGCTTCGTCGCGCGAAAACATCGCCCAGTCCACCTCGCTGCTTGAAAACATCATCGATCTCGGCGACAAGGCATCGGGAATTTCGACCACGCTCGAAGGGCTCAATGCTCTGGCCCTCGACTCGATGGGGACGGTTCAGGCCCTTTCCGAACGGGCCCAGGACGTTGCGAGTATCCTGGGGCTGATCAAGGACATTTCCGACCAGACAAACCTGCTGGCCCTCAATGCGGCGATCGAAGCGGCCCGTGCCGGCGAACACGGGCGCGGCTTTGCCGTCGTTGCCGACGAAGTGCGCAAGCTTGCCGACCGTACCGACAAAGCGATCAGTGAAATCCACATTTCGCTTCAGTCGATGAAACAGGACGTTACGACGATCGGGGAAAAATTCGAAAATATCCAGGAAAATATCTCCGAATCCAACGAATCGATCGCGACGTTTACCACCAATATGCATACCAACGCGCAGATGATGCGCGAGACCTTCGGCAGCACCGAACACACCGCGGAGCGGGTTTTCATGAGCCTTGCAAAACTCGACCACGTTTTGTGGAAAGTCAACACCTACCTCTCCGCCGTAACACGGAAAGAGCAGTTTACGTTTGTCGACCACCACAACTGCCGTCTGGGCAAATGGTACGAGCAGGGCGAAGGGGCGCAGTTCTTTAAACAGACCCCAAGCTACGGGGCGCTTGAAACTCCCCATTCAATCGTCCACAATACGACGCACAAAATTTTCGACCTGCTGCACGGCGAGAGTATCGGTTCGGATGTGATGGTACGTGCGTTCGAAGAGATGGAACATGCGAGTGACGGTGTATTTACGACCCTTGACCGCATGCTTCAGGAAAAACAGTAA
- a CDS encoding ATP-binding protein, protein MKYLIDFLENPVIEQSHIFQHLKCSADEAKILRLLTRKFLQGQEDVVVAELLQEIYGAQDYSFLSRFGEVKTLMELGWLTHHSFTPIKISELSQLELYNTPVALTPVFMKLIEEGSLEMTLPDIKPYADHLEYLQDQFFRIELYQKMSIIRHNGNEHSLGIHRIQKKLELLEKRIEERIAQTSHDVVLDRFFKTKKLEPKEQVIFLALLKEEYSATEGNLREMNTLIDLISFDDYERIKNRALLEDGARLINEDVIDYEEMLNPFGGISRAFYIVDEVLQSIMHPQKKKKVRKLKLDMLIKEQDIFELIEPSTSLENVVLNPTTEQTLQNLMRQLDREVVSRLHEWGIKDKKAGIDARIIFYGPPGTGKTLTAHSLAKSLKRQVLSFDCSKILSMYVGESEKNVRKIFDTYADLTRQTKTEPILLLNEADQFLSSRSSGVGSSADQMHNQMQNIFLEQIEKFQGILIATTNLLENIDQAFSRRFNYKIEFKKPDQKQRLSLWKMMLPKNAPYEEGFDVEALISYPLTGGQINLIVKNTAYHVAARKEGVFRLDDFVAEIKKERSGSFEGEKSMGFINR, encoded by the coding sequence TTGAAATATTTGATCGATTTTCTGGAAAATCCCGTCATTGAACAGAGCCATATTTTCCAGCATCTCAAATGCTCGGCCGACGAAGCCAAAATCCTGCGGCTTCTGACCCGTAAATTTTTGCAGGGGCAAGAGGACGTCGTCGTCGCCGAACTCCTCCAGGAGATATACGGGGCGCAGGACTATTCGTTTCTTTCACGTTTCGGGGAAGTCAAGACGCTGATGGAACTCGGATGGCTCACCCACCATTCGTTCACGCCGATCAAAATCAGCGAACTTTCGCAGCTGGAGCTTTATAATACCCCTGTTGCCCTCACACCGGTCTTCATGAAACTGATTGAAGAAGGCTCTTTGGAGATGACCCTTCCCGATATCAAGCCCTATGCCGATCATCTCGAATACCTGCAAGACCAGTTTTTCCGTATCGAGCTGTACCAGAAGATGAGCATCATCCGCCACAACGGCAACGAGCACTCCCTGGGGATCCACCGGATCCAGAAAAAGCTCGAGCTCCTCGAAAAACGGATCGAGGAGCGGATCGCGCAGACTTCGCACGATGTCGTACTGGACCGTTTTTTCAAGACCAAAAAACTCGAGCCCAAAGAGCAGGTGATTTTCCTCGCGTTACTCAAAGAAGAATACAGCGCGACGGAGGGGAACCTGCGGGAAATGAACACACTGATCGACCTGATCAGTTTCGACGACTACGAACGGATCAAAAACCGCGCCCTTCTCGAAGACGGCGCGCGGCTCATCAATGAGGATGTGATCGATTACGAAGAGATGCTCAACCCCTTTGGCGGGATCTCCAGGGCTTTTTACATCGTCGATGAGGTGCTTCAGTCGATCATGCATCCCCAGAAAAAGAAAAAAGTGCGAAAGCTCAAGCTCGACATGCTGATCAAAGAACAGGACATTTTCGAGCTGATCGAGCCTTCGACGTCGCTGGAGAACGTCGTTTTGAACCCGACGACCGAACAGACGCTTCAGAACCTGATGCGCCAGCTCGACCGGGAAGTGGTATCGCGCCTGCACGAGTGGGGGATCAAAGACAAAAAGGCGGGGATCGACGCGCGGATCATATTTTACGGCCCTCCGGGAACGGGGAAAACGCTGACGGCCCATTCGCTCGCCAAATCGCTCAAACGGCAGGTGCTCAGTTTCGACTGCTCCAAAATCCTGTCGATGTACGTCGGGGAATCGGAGAAAAACGTCCGCAAGATCTTTGATACCTATGCCGATCTGACGCGCCAGACGAAAACCGAACCGATTTTGCTGCTCAACGAGGCTGACCAGTTCCTCTCGTCACGCTCGTCAGGGGTGGGATCGTCGGCCGACCAGATGCACAACCAGATGCAGAACATCTTCCTTGAGCAGATCGAAAAATTCCAGGGGATACTGATTGCGACGACGAATCTCCTCGAGAATATCGACCAGGCGTTTTCACGCCGTTTCAACTACAAGATCGAGTTCAAGAAGCCCGACCAGAAACAGCGGCTGTCGCTGTGGAAGATGATGCTTCCCAAAAATGCCCCGTACGAAGAAGGGTTCGACGTTGAAGCGCTCATCTCCTATCCGCTGACGGGCGGACAGATCAATCTGATTGTCAAAAATACCGCCTACCACGTTGCCGCGCGTAAAGAGGGGGTGTTCCGCCTTGATGACTTCGTCGCCGAAATCAAAAAAGAGCGTTCGGGAAGTTTCGAGGGAGAAAAATCGATGGGCTTCATCAACCGCTGA
- the nfo gene encoding deoxyribonuclease IV, producing MAKYVGAHVSASGGVFNAPLNAMAIGAKAFALFTKNQKQWTAKPLDDETIALFKENLAQSGILPKHVLPHDSYLINLGHPEEDKRQKSLEAFIDETRRCMQLGLDRLNFHPGSHLKQISEEECIDRIAASMNETLDVTEGVSLVIENTAGQGSNLGWKFEHLAAIIERIGDKSRVGVCIDTCHMFTAGYDIRTPEAYEATWNEFERIVGFQYLMGMHINDSKPDLGSRVDRHDSIGKGKLGIEPFRYIMNDPRMDDIPLVLETIDETIWAEEIRLLYGLQG from the coding sequence ATGGCCAAATATGTAGGTGCCCACGTCTCCGCCAGCGGCGGCGTGTTCAATGCCCCCCTCAACGCGATGGCGATCGGGGCAAAGGCGTTCGCCCTCTTTACCAAAAACCAGAAACAGTGGACGGCAAAGCCTCTCGACGACGAGACGATCGCCCTGTTTAAAGAGAACCTTGCCCAAAGCGGTATTTTGCCCAAGCACGTTCTTCCGCACGATTCGTACCTGATCAACCTCGGGCACCCCGAAGAGGATAAGCGGCAAAAATCGCTGGAAGCGTTTATCGACGAAACGCGCCGCTGCATGCAGCTGGGACTCGATCGGCTCAACTTCCATCCCGGAAGCCACCTCAAGCAGATCAGCGAAGAGGAGTGCATCGACCGGATCGCCGCGTCGATGAACGAGACGCTCGATGTGACCGAGGGGGTGAGCCTCGTGATCGAAAATACCGCGGGCCAGGGGAGCAACCTGGGATGGAAATTTGAACACCTTGCCGCCATCATCGAGCGGATCGGGGACAAATCGCGCGTTGGGGTCTGCATCGATACGTGCCACATGTTCACCGCCGGCTACGACATCCGCACTCCCGAAGCGTACGAAGCGACATGGAACGAGTTTGAGCGGATCGTCGGTTTCCAATACCTGATGGGAATGCACATCAACGACTCCAAACCCGATCTGGGGAGCCGCGTCGACCGTCACGATTCGATCGGCAAAGGGAAACTGGGAATCGAACCGTTTCGCTACATCATGAACGATCCGCGCATGGACGACATTCCGCTTGTTCTGGAGACGATCGACGAGACGATCTGGGCCGAAGAGATCCGGCTGCTCTACGGGCTGCAGGGATAG
- a CDS encoding aminotransferase class I/II-fold pyridoxal phosphate-dependent enzyme: MKLSRRSGTIEQSHIRSMTGACNAAGGINMAQGVCDLPVPSEVIEGAKRAMDEGINIYTPTEGLSRLREAIAAKMKRFYGVNVSPSEVLVSDGATGAFYTACLSLLEPGDEVILFEPYYGYHRATLTSIEAVPIFVRLEAPEWELDMEALEAAVTPKTRGMVICNPANPSGKVYTRKELEAIGAFAEKHDLIVFSDEMYEHFLYDGAVHVPALSVPNLAKRCVTMSGFSKVFSVTGWRLGYAIAPLHVIEAMAQFNDLIYVCAPAPLQIGAAVGLEKLGDEYYAELSRVHQHKRDLFCAALRDAGLSPSLPMGAYYIMTDVSGVAGNDDFEKAMAILEATGVASVPGRAFYHDDAGKNMVRFCYSKPLEVLQEAAERIRKLR; the protein is encoded by the coding sequence ATGAAACTCAGCCGTCGCAGCGGGACGATCGAACAGTCCCATATCCGGTCGATGACCGGGGCCTGCAACGCCGCGGGCGGGATCAATATGGCGCAGGGGGTATGCGATCTGCCCGTTCCTTCCGAAGTGATCGAAGGGGCGAAGAGGGCAATGGACGAGGGGATCAACATTTACACCCCGACCGAAGGACTGTCCCGTCTTCGCGAAGCGATTGCGGCGAAGATGAAACGGTTTTACGGTGTCAACGTCTCTCCCTCCGAGGTACTGGTCAGCGACGGGGCGACGGGGGCATTTTACACGGCGTGCCTCTCCCTTCTCGAACCGGGGGACGAGGTGATACTGTTCGAACCCTACTACGGCTACCACCGCGCCACACTCACCTCGATCGAGGCGGTCCCGATCTTCGTGCGGCTTGAAGCCCCCGAATGGGAACTCGACATGGAGGCCCTCGAAGCGGCGGTGACCCCCAAAACACGCGGGATGGTGATCTGCAACCCCGCCAACCCAAGCGGCAAGGTCTATACCCGCAAAGAACTCGAAGCGATCGGTGCGTTTGCCGAGAAACACGATCTGATCGTCTTCAGCGACGAGATGTATGAACATTTTCTTTACGACGGTGCCGTTCATGTCCCCGCTCTCTCGGTCCCCAACCTCGCGAAGCGTTGCGTTACGATGTCGGGGTTTTCCAAAGTTTTCAGCGTTACCGGATGGCGGCTGGGATATGCGATTGCACCGCTTCATGTCATCGAGGCGATGGCGCAGTTCAACGACCTGATCTACGTCTGCGCCCCCGCGCCGCTGCAGATCGGCGCTGCGGTCGGGCTGGAGAAGCTCGGGGATGAGTATTACGCCGAACTCTCCCGCGTCCATCAGCACAAACGCGACCTCTTCTGTGCCGCACTGCGCGATGCCGGTCTCTCCCCAAGCCTCCCGATGGGGGCGTACTACATCATGACCGATGTGAGCGGCGTGGCGGGAAATGACGATTTTGAAAAAGCGATGGCCATTCTGGAGGCCACGGGGGTCGCCTCCGTCCCCGGACGGGCGTTCTACCATGACGATGCGGGGAAAAACATGGTCCGCTTTTGCTATTCTAAACCGCTCGAGGTACTCCAAGAGGCCGCCGAGAGAATACGCAAACTGCGCTAA
- a CDS encoding DNA polymerase IV, which translates to MRIHIDLDCFFVSAERTLDAALNAQPVAIGGRGDPYIFSGENSNQELLIDNGGAFVGAFFHRYQGDDLQQYIDPDGRIRGIVTTASYEARAFGVKTGMSLREALGRCPSLIVKAPNMRLYHRLSRALRDFLQERIPLVEQASIDEFYGDLEGWVADEDVPEFTDALRHAIKKHLRLPVSIGAAHSKYLAKLATDEAKPFGCKTLFPDQIGPFTRSVPVEKFPGLGKSIQRRCREYRLETLGDLLRAESLVRSWGPYASALYDRISGNDTGELSLRAPRKSIGISRTFDPVDDRDELRRRVSILARHLAYAVQKLEVYPTTYTLSIHYLHYPRTHQSLTEPRLFSERRFRALALSLFAKADLHPLGAVNHLGLSASHFSSQTHRVFSLLDYESDVHERSLDTAAVSIRNKYGLDMLRWGNEFCSKENSL; encoded by the coding sequence ATGAGAATACATATCGATCTGGACTGCTTCTTTGTCTCTGCCGAACGGACCCTCGACGCTGCGTTAAACGCTCAGCCGGTCGCGATCGGGGGGCGCGGAGACCCGTATATCTTCTCGGGTGAGAATTCGAACCAGGAACTGCTGATCGACAACGGCGGCGCCTTTGTCGGCGCATTTTTTCATCGCTACCAGGGAGACGACCTCCAACAGTACATCGATCCAGACGGGCGCATCCGCGGTATCGTCACCACCGCCAGCTACGAAGCGCGCGCCTTCGGCGTCAAAACCGGAATGAGCCTGCGCGAAGCGCTCGGCCGATGCCCCTCGCTGATCGTCAAAGCCCCCAACATGCGTCTTTATCACCGCCTTTCGCGTGCCCTTCGTGACTTTTTGCAAGAACGAATCCCGCTGGTGGAACAAGCAAGCATCGACGAATTTTACGGCGACCTGGAGGGCTGGGTAGCGGACGAGGATGTCCCCGAATTCACCGATGCACTCCGCCATGCGATCAAAAAACATCTCCGGCTGCCCGTCTCGATCGGAGCCGCCCACTCCAAATACCTTGCGAAACTCGCTACCGACGAAGCCAAACCTTTCGGGTGCAAGACTCTCTTTCCCGACCAGATCGGCCCCTTTACCCGTTCCGTACCGGTCGAAAAATTTCCGGGGCTCGGGAAAAGCATCCAGCGCCGATGCCGCGAATACCGTCTCGAAACCCTCGGTGATCTGCTGCGGGCGGAGTCGCTCGTACGTTCCTGGGGACCGTACGCATCGGCACTGTACGACCGGATCAGCGGAAACGATACGGGGGAGCTGAGTCTGCGCGCACCCCGCAAATCGATCGGCATTTCCCGCACCTTCGATCCGGTAGATGATCGGGACGAACTTCGCCGCCGCGTTTCGATCCTCGCCCGTCATCTCGCCTACGCGGTACAGAAACTCGAAGTCTATCCGACAACCTATACCCTCTCGATCCATTACCTCCACTACCCCAGAACGCACCAAAGCCTCACCGAACCGCGCCTCTTCAGCGAACGGCGTTTCCGAGCTCTGGCGTTGTCCCTTTTTGCGAAAGCCGACCTCCATCCCCTGGGGGCGGTGAACCATCTGGGGCTTTCGGCATCGCATTTCAGCTCCCAGACCCATCGGGTCTTTTCCCTGCTCGATTACGAATCGGACGTCCACGAGCGTTCCCTCGATACCGCCGCCGTATCGATCCGAAATAAATACGGCCTCGACATGCTCCGGTGGGGAAACGAATTCTGTTCCAAAGAGAATTCGCTATAA
- a CDS encoding DUF234 domain-containing protein — protein MDKKLFCDFFHRNLPSDMEECISLFALFGGLDEAIDTDQSVETLLERHVLDPFETHREKLMEPLGEEGLYVRLLRAIAVGDRRHLSAYRRARIGKERGSEAFEYLRRSGYLTLERSREIPPVRQHPKQKFKKEIERHKISHKLRFATPFIRFWFAFVEPFSETIRRGEYAPFWDYFHLHANAFTGFTFEELCGLYIREVLAGRFDAELLDSGSYWDREVEIDLFCETYEGETWIGECKWTNHKVNKKELRHLEEKCARLSLDPDKIFLFAKRGFSNELTHLISPRLYLFDAEELMALTRRP, from the coding sequence ATGGATAAAAAACTCTTTTGCGATTTTTTTCACCGCAATCTTCCCTCCGACATGGAAGAGTGCATTTCGCTTTTTGCCCTTTTCGGAGGACTTGATGAAGCCATCGATACCGACCAAAGCGTCGAAACGCTGCTCGAACGCCACGTTCTCGACCCCTTTGAAACCCATCGCGAAAAACTGATGGAACCGCTGGGGGAAGAAGGGCTGTACGTCCGTTTGCTGCGCGCCATCGCCGTAGGCGACCGCCGCCATCTCTCCGCTTACCGCCGCGCCCGAATCGGCAAAGAAAGAGGAAGCGAGGCATTCGAATACCTCCGCCGTAGCGGTTACCTGACCCTCGAGCGCTCCCGTGAAATCCCCCCCGTTCGCCAACATCCCAAACAAAAATTCAAAAAAGAGATCGAACGCCACAAAATCAGCCACAAACTCCGCTTCGCAACGCCGTTCATCCGTTTCTGGTTTGCTTTCGTCGAGCCGTTTTCAGAAACGATACGCCGCGGAGAGTATGCCCCTTTTTGGGACTATTTCCATCTCCATGCCAACGCTTTTACGGGGTTTACGTTCGAAGAACTCTGCGGGCTCTATATCCGCGAAGTACTGGCCGGGCGGTTTGATGCGGAACTGCTCGATTCGGGAAGCTACTGGGACCGTGAAGTGGAAATCGACCTGTTTTGCGAGACGTACGAAGGGGAGACGTGGATCGGCGAATGCAAATGGACGAATCACAAAGTGAATAAAAAAGAGCTGCGCCATCTGGAAGAGAAATGCGCCCGCCTCTCGCTTGATCCCGATAAAATCTTTCTGTTTGCCAAGCGGGGCTTTTCGAACGAACTGACCCATCTGATCTCCCCGCGTCTGTATCTGTTCGACGCCGAAGAGCTGATGGCGTTAACTCGCCGCCCGTAA